The Bradyrhizobium barranii subsp. barranii genome segment CGAGACATTGGCGACGGTATCGAGGGCACGTCCGGAACGCAGATAGTTGACGGTGAGTCCGATCGGCTTGGGCAGCGCCGCGATGCCGAGCTCGCGCCTCACGCCGAGGATCGCGGAGGTCTCGAGGAAGGCACCGGTCATGCCACCATGGATCGCGGGCAGGATCGGATTGCCGATGATCTGCGGCGAGAACGGCATCGTCAGCGTACCGTCGTTATTGACGCGAATGCCGAGGCAGCGCGCGAACGGGCTGTTGGCGAACGGGCCGTCCGGATCGTCGGGCGCCTCCAGCGTCGGGATGCTGCGCGAATCCATCCTGCGGTCCGCGAGCATGTTGGTGCGGTTGGCGCCGATCATGAAGCAGGCGGTCGCGGTTGCGACCGGATCGTCCTCGGAGTCCTGATAGGCGGTGGAGCGCACGAAGGCGATCGAGCGCGTGGTGCGGTAGCAGACCGAATGCGCCTTGATGTCGAGGCCCGGCGTTGCCGGCTTCTGATAATCGATGCGCAGGTCCAGGGTTGCGATCGCGCGCGTGCCGTCGAGTGCAAGTTGCACCGCCATGCCGCAGCTCTCGTCCAGCATTGCCGTGACGACGCCGCCATGCAGCACGCCGGTCTCGGTGTCGCCGACGAAGACCGGACGATAGGGCAGGCTGGACCAGGCCTCGGCGAGCGCGAAGCGGTCGAGCTGGAGCCCGCTGATATGGCCGTAGTCGGAGCGGCGGCCCTTGATCGCCTCGGCGAGTTCCTCGAACGGCA includes the following:
- a CDS encoding PaaI family thioesterase, producing the protein MSTSPTTLPFEELAEAIKGRRSDYGHISGLQLDRFALAEAWSSLPYRPVFVGDTETGVLHGGVVTAMLDESCGMAVQLALDGTRAIATLDLRIDYQKPATPGLDIKAHSVCYRTTRSIAFVRSTAYQDSEDDPVATATACFMIGANRTNMLADRRMDSRSIPTLEAPDDPDGPFANSPFARCLGIRVNNDGTLTMPFSPQIIGNPILPAIHGGMTGAFLETSAILGVRRELGIAALPKPIGLTVNYLRSGRALDTVANVSIVKQGRRIVAFEARAWQDDANKPIATAFGHFMLRPTPGSDEE